A single Syngnathoides biaculeatus isolate LvHL_M chromosome 18, ASM1980259v1, whole genome shotgun sequence DNA region contains:
- the LOC133491959 gene encoding general transcription factor II-I repeat domain-containing protein 2B-like: protein MKLQWNKVTGIITDGAPAMAGERSGLSSLVCNKVSEEGGSAIKLHCIIHQEVLCAKYMKYDNVMKPVIKTINYIRSKALCHRQFQQFLLDIQAEYGDVLYHTNVRWLSRGSALQRFFSLREEIGQFFTKKGQPMPQLNDPVWLADLGFLVDITGHLNALNTSLQGQNAVVSQLYSHIKAFRTKLLLFQRHLSQAQPNTAHFPSLQEIVTSFPQINISAQMTKYAADISSLVEEFQQRFRDFAAIEKEITLFSSPFSVDPDDAPDHLQLELIELQCDAEHRSRHQQLPLVNFYRQLDEGRFQAIRTFAKKMLSLFGSTYMCEKTFSVMNINKSRMRTRLSDSLTCVTSCASKPLLLSQTWTTYCSQDPSITLHISAGKTFVKSSELNKFLNLS, encoded by the coding sequence atgaaactacagtggaataaagtcaccgggattattacggacggtgcacctgccatggctggcgagcggagtggattatcaagccttgtctgtaacaaagtcagcgaagaaggaggcagcgctattaaactccactgtattattcatcaagaagttctctgtgccaaatatatgaaatatgataatgttatgaaaccggtgataaagactattaattatattcgctccaaagcgctgtgccaccgccagtttcaacagtttcttctcgacatccaggctgaatacggagatgttttgtatcacaccaacgtaaggtggctcagtcgggggtctgcgctgcagcgcttcttctctctcagggaggaaattggacaattcttcactaaaaagggacaacccatgccacaattaaatgatcctgtttggctggctgatttgggatttttagttgacataacgggacatctgaatgcgctgaacacaagccttcaagggcaaaatgcagtggtaagccaactgtattcacacatcaaagcctttcggaccaagctgctacttttccaaagacacctgtcacaggcccagcccaataccgcacatttcccgtcgctgcaggaaattgtgaccagtttcccacagatcaatatcagtgcgcaaatgacaaagtatgcagcagacatctcatctctggttgaggagtttcagcagcgctttcgggactttgcagctattgaaaaggagatcacgcttttttcctctcctttctccgtggaccctgatgacgctccagaccacctgcaactggagctcattgagctgcagtgtgacgccgagcatcgcagtcggcaccaacagctccctcttgtcaacttctaccgccagctggatgaaggcaggttccaagcaattcggacatttgctaagaaaatgctgagcttgtttggctccacatacatgtgcgagaagacattctccgttatgaacattaacaagagccgcatgaggacgagactgagtgactctctcacctgcgtgacgtcttgcgcatcaaaaccactgctcttgagccagacatggactacatactgcagtcaagatcccagtatcacccttcacattagtgcaggcaagacctttgttaagtcctctgagttgaataaattcttaaatctcagttaa